The Niveispirillum cyanobacteriorum genome segment TAGGCCAGCGCTTGGCACTGTTGATTCATTATCGTGGAGCGACAATCGCGGCGAGCCACCGCCCGGAGGTGGAAATCGCGCCCCCACATCCACTGATGCTATAACAACCCGTCCACCCCAGCTGTGGCAGCATAATCAACCAGGAGAGCGGATACCGAGCTCAACAGCGGTTCAAACCTGTCCAGATGTTGGGGACCAGCTCAGAATCATGTGGCACCTTGGATTTTGGACACAGATTGCGTCCAGGTGCCTATGCATCTTTTCGGATTACCCTAGCAGGTGAAGGGTAAATCACCCATAAAAAAGAGAATAGCAGAATTGTGTAGGGCGCATAAAAGATGCACTAGAAAACCGCTGACCGGTAACCACCTGCTTCACCTCGCCTTTGTCACTGGTGGAAAAGGGGGCCTAATGTGAATTCCGATCTCGTCTGTGCCATCGACCCTGTAACCTGAGACGCTCCTGGCGATGTCAGCCCCCGGTAAAGCCCCCTTCGACAACAATTCCTGCGCAATCTGGTCAATGAGCGACATCCGGGGCGACAATAGGGAGATGGTTCTGCTGTATTCCTGATCGAGCACTTTGCGAACCCAGCAAAATAAGTCCGGATTTCGTGACAGCAGCATGGATGTCCGTTCGTGTTGAACATTGCCCATCCATACCAGATGGTCGCCTAAGCCAAACCCGGCGTAAAGGGCTGCGGCAAGGTTTGTCGCCCGCGCGAGATCACTGTGAACGGTCCCACCAGATCCCAATCCTGGTGTCCCGAGACGCAGTTCCTCACTGGCACGCCCTGCCAGTAGAACTCGGATCTTCGCACGGACATCATCCTCACAGAGTGCCGGTATACGTTCTACGGTGACCCCAGGCTCAAAGCCCACGACGCTCACTTCCCGGATTTGGCCTGGGAACTCAACTTCGGCTATGATCGCATGCCCGGCCTCGTGGATAGCGATCCGCCAGCCCAGTTCCCCTGACGGTGTCGGGACACGGGGAATCTGAGCGACCAAGTCTTCCACGATCATCGTCCGGCCAGTCCTGCGTGCAAGTCGTCGAGCCCCTCGGATCCATTGCTCCGTGTCGGCACCCGATGCATTCAGGCCAGCGACCAACGGCAACAAGTCAACCCCTGCCAGATCATCATCACCGAGCTGACATCTCATGATCTGCGCCAGTGCCCTATCATCAGGTAGTGGAACGGAAATCACCCGATCCAGCCGACCAGGCCGGATAAGAGCCGGATCGACATCCCTGCTGTTCGAAGCAGCGATCAGCACAACCCCTTCACGGCCCAAAGTACCATCTGTCAATTCAAGCAACGCGTTAACCACCTGAACGCTGTAATCACGGTGGTGAGATCGCATCGTGGCGCGGTTCCCAAAAGCATCAATCTCGTCAATGAACAGGATGCATGGCGCTGCGGCCAGGGCACCAGCAAAGGTCCGCCGCATCGCAGCAAGCATGTCGCCTTGATGACCAGCAGCTTGCCATTCACTATGTGATCCCGTGATCAGTGGCAGGTTTGTCGTCGCCGCCAAGCGATTAGCAAAAGTGGTTTTCCCCGTGCCTGGCGGGCCAACAAGCAGACAGCCACGGTCTACATCCGACCAACCAATGCGGCCCTCTTGGAAATCCTTCAGGTCGACAACGAGGTCAATGCCCCAGTTTTTAGCCTCATCCATCCCATAAAGATCGTGCAGCGTGGGGCTTTTAGGGCGGCTCCTAGATGTCTCCACGCAGAATTGGCGTAGCCGTTGCAGCCACCCATTAGCCGTCTCCTGATGGCGGAGTGACAGCCGAAGCGCATCTTGTGTCAGGAGCCGACAGAGACTGTCTTCAACCATAACTTTAGGTTCCAGACTCAATCAGGTCCAGTATGCCACGATGGTTGCAATTGCGAGGGTGGACAGGAAATTTCTGGCGAGCTTGTCGTATCGGGTGGCGACGCGTCGGAAGTCCTTGAGACGGCAGAAGACGGCCTCGACCATCCATCGGAACTTGTACCTGAGCTTGTCGAAGCGGATGGGCTTTTTGCGTGACTTTCTGCCGGGAATGACAGGCTTCGCGCCCTTCTCCTTGATCTTGGTCCGCAATTTATCGCTGTCATATCCCTTGTCGGCCAGGACATAGCGGCAATCATCAACCTCAGCCAGCAGGGTCTCGGCCATGGTGATGTCGGAAACGTTGCCCGCCGTTACATGCAAGGCCACCGGGCGGCCGAGCGTGTCAGTCAGGGCGTGGACTTTTGTGGTCTGACCGCCTCTGGAAATGCCAATGGCTTGCGCCTTGGCCCCCCTTTTCCGCCGTGGGCACACCGGTGTGCCTTCACGTAGCTGCCGTCCATGGCCACGCTGGTCGTGATCCATTGCCCGGCGGCCAGCGCATGTAATATCCGGTGCCAGTGTTTGCGCCCAGACCAGCGGTTGAAGCGATTGTACACCGTGGTCGGTGGGCCATATTCCGGCGGACAGTCCTTCCAGCGGCATCCGCTCTTGAGTATATGAATAATCCCACTGATGATCCGACGGTCATCAACACGCGGCGCACCATACTTGTGCTCAGGAAGGTGCGGCTCAATCGCTGCCCACGCTTCATCCGAAAGCCAGAAAATCTCCCGCATTCAATCCTCCAACGCGTTAATCACGCCTTGGAATCACATTCAAACAGCAATTTCAATGATATGTGCCGGTTTTGACCCTAGGGTGTTCTCCCAGCAAAGCCACTGCCGCTTCTGATAGAATGGCATTGTCGATGCTGGGAAGGCTGATGCAGCACTCGGCCATCAATCTAACGGATGGCGGAGGAGGGAAAAGCTTTGTGGTCAGGATGATGACAGCATCGCCCTGCGCAAGAGCTTGTGGCAACGAACCGGATGTCAACGAAGACCAGTCCGAAAAGCCCTTCGCAACCTTACTGTCAAGAACGCAGCCCGGTTCCTGACAACTCTCCGGTGCCCGCCCAAACAGGTTGTCATCGAAATCGTCCCGCTCTACGCCGTCCGCGGAAGATCCTTCAGGTTCGGTGCATGCCTTTCCAGATTTCTGGGCAATGTAAAGCCTCAGTACGTGTTCTACAGGATCGATCCATTCTTTCGACGGCAGCTCCAGCAGCAGAAGGCAGCTCTTCCGAACCAATGCATTCGAAAATTCTGGATGCCTATCCAGCGCCCGGCGCAGTAGGGCCCAGGCGACAGCCTGATCCCCACTGCTGATGCCAAACATGCGGCCTGGGGGACCAAGAGTTCGTTCTTTTACCGCCATACCCGCCAACTGCGCATCAGCGAGGGCGGCAAGGCTGCTTTTTGTTCTGACGGTTGTGGACGTCATCGTGGAAATCCTTTTTTCACGACGTTGGTCAGACGTGGATTTGGTCTGAAGCCGCTTTTGACTTTAGGCAGAGCAGAGTGTCCAGGCGTTCCTTGAACGACATTTGCACTTGCTTGAGTCTGAAGCGAATATCGATACCGTACCGCATCTCCAGGTCCTCAAGGCTCACCATGAGGTCTGGCGGCAGCGTGCTCGCCCCATAAATCGAGCACAATGCGGCTGTGGCTCTTGAGACCTCGACATTGAGGTGTGATCGGGCATAGCTCACACCAATCAAACCTAAACATCGCAGGTCGCGCAGCGTTTGCCGCGATTTCCCCGCATCGTTTTTTCCAAGCCCACGCTTGATTTCGATGATGTCGATGATCCCTTTCGCCTTGTCGGCGATGACCATGTCGGGGCGGGTCTTCCTGCCTACACCGTGGCAATAGTAAAGCAGTGACCCTTGTAGGGCCTCGGGCCTCAGTTCGTTGTCAACAAACTGGTCGGCGACCTGCGGGATATAGATGTCGGGATTGCAGAGCACTATCAAATCCTGATTTTCACTGAGAGCAGCTGCAATCGCAGCCTGCTGCAAGTTCCCATCGATGCGGATTGCCGACATCATTACCGCATAGGGATATTGCAGGTGGGCTGGGATCGCTGGATCATCATTGGGCTGCAGCTTGTCAAGCCGAGCGAAGGCTTTGTCGAGGCGCGCGGTGATGGTGGGGTTGATCATTATGATTTCCAACAAGACAGTTACATGACTAGACATAAATATGTCCTATGCGATCCAGTGTCAAGGCCTCTTTTGGTGTGCTCCAAAACTGTTTATGGTGCCGCTGCGCGTTGAGTAAGGACGGTACGAAAGGGGGGGGCGGATGGCTCGGCCAAGTTGGGACGGTGTTGCTGATGCCTGCGCCTTGCTAAGGGAGGCCCTTGCCGTTGATGGATTACCGACCTCAGCGTCAGCACCCATCCAGCGCGCCCTAGCAATTCTTTCGTCAAAGGTCGATGGCGCGATGAGTAAGGAGGAGTTCAAGGAGATTCGCCGCAGCATTGGTCGTACACAGGAGGATCTTGCGTCTGATCTGGGCGTGCGGACCCGCACAATTTCACGCTATGAGAATGG includes the following:
- a CDS encoding AAA family ATPase codes for the protein MDEAKNWGIDLVVDLKDFQEGRIGWSDVDRGCLLVGPPGTGKTTFANRLAATTNLPLITGSHSEWQAAGHQGDMLAAMRRTFAGALAAAPCILFIDEIDAFGNRATMRSHHRDYSVQVVNALLELTDGTLGREGVVLIAASNSRDVDPALIRPGRLDRVISVPLPDDRALAQIMRCQLGDDDLAGVDLLPLVAGLNASGADTEQWIRGARRLARRTGRTMIVEDLVAQIPRVPTPSGELGWRIAIHEAGHAIIAEVEFPGQIREVSVVGFEPGVTVERIPALCEDDVRAKIRVLLAGRASEELRLGTPGLGSGGTVHSDLARATNLAAALYAGFGLGDHLVWMGNVQHERTSMLLSRNPDLFCWVRKVLDQEYSRTISLLSPRMSLIDQIAQELLSKGALPGADIARSVSGYRVDGTDEIGIHIRPPFPPVTKAR
- a CDS encoding IS5 family transposase (programmed frameshift), whose protein sequence is MREIFWLSDEAWAAIEPHLPEHKYGAPRVDDRRIISGIIHILKSGCRWKDCPPEYGPPTTVYNRFNRWSGRKHWHRILHALAAGQWITTSVAMDGSYVKAHRCAHGGKGGPKAQAIGISRGGQTTKVHALTDTLGRPVALHVTAGNVSDITMAETLLAEVDDCRYVLADKGYDSDKLRTKIKEKGAKPVIPGRKSRKKPIRFDKLRYKFRWMVEAVFCRLKDFRRVATRYDKLARNFLSTLAIATIVAYWT
- a CDS encoding helix-turn-helix domain-containing protein encodes the protein MSKEEFKEIRRSIGRTQEDLASDLGVRTRTISRYENGEVPIPAAIAAAVKALSK